The DNA sequence atgataaTTCAATTATGGATAAATCTGCTGATTGTTTCctccattaattaattaatggttTGCTTTGTAAAATAATGCAGTCACAATcacccaaagtgacaccttcacagtCCTAAATGATAACAAATAACTTGTAGAATCACATGtattattaatgaaaaatgctGAATCTATGAAAGTTTAATGCAACAACGCATATTACCAACTCAACTGAGCACCCCCTGCTACAGTTATTATTACTAGCcctattattatcatcattaatattacaataattatcagtactaattttcattttctgtaccACTAATATTTACTATTTCTACtagtatttctgtgtggaatttATGTCGGCTGCTCCCCCCtcgccctctctccctctcatcccCAACcagttgaggcagatggccgcccaccaaGGTTCTGTTCAAGCTTTCTCTGCCTTCTAAAagatgtttttccttgcctctgtcgccaagtgcttgctcgtggtgggaattgttgggtctttgtaaataatattacaaagagtacggtctagacctgctcggtatgaaaagtgcaatgagaaaaCTTAACCACCAAATTTAATAAGGACAATCTAGACAATTATTTCTGCTTATAGATTTCTTTACTGTTGTCACATTCTAAgcaaataatttataaaattaCTCCAAACAACCCTTTGGACCTTTATGGATATAAAAAGGTTGAAATTCCACGTCTTTGGTCCAAATGTTATTTAGAAATACGGGAACATATTGTAATTTTTCCACAGTATCAGCAGGATATACAATCTAGATTCTGCCACAAGAGGGCAGTAAGAGACTGTCTTGTAAAATCTGACCTGGCTTCATTGCCTTTTAGCAGATACACCCTGCTGCTTCTGTCATTCCAAAACTTGCAATAACAGAATCAGATGTGACCCTGCTGAGACGTGTGACTGACTCTGTGtctgcaataaaaaaaacgAGAACTGAAAACCAGAACGAGTTTCATCTGCTGTTCATCATGATGAGAATTCTAAGAAAGACATTAGTATTTGTTGACAACCTACAGAAAACTTGACTTATATATAGACATTGTATGTTGTCTGCAAAGAAAATAACTGAATTgagtatttttaataaaaataattatacataataaaacattttatggcTCCAGCTTGtcatgtgaggatttgctgcttttcctttagatagtttagtaatttattttaatcatgaGGTTTggactaaacaaaacaaaagcactgtGAAGGTTTCACTTTGGGCTCTTAGGAATTGTGATGGTATTTTGCACTTTTCTTTctgatttctttaaaaaaaaaaaaaaaaacaataagtcGAATAATGGAAAcattaatcagcagattaatccataactCATGAGTTGCAGTCTGATAAAAACtgttcaaaatgagctccaaCTCAACCAACCAAAACTGTACAATTCTACTTTAACATTactgcatgagtaataataatcaaattattaaataatactATAACAGAGGACATTTTACTacactttaagtacatttttcagAATATACTTAAACATTTTTACCTAAGGAACTGCCAATGCATGTACCTGAGTATAACTACTGTGTGGtacaatacttttacttaaaccTAAAGCAGATTTTGACTGAAAGTACGaccttaataaaaaaaagtcaggGACAGATCCAGTTGTTTAGGAGAACAATACTTAAACCAAAACTCCGGTTTTTCCACTTTCGATTATCACCCTTCGTAACTACCGGTAATCACTTTTTCACAAGTAACGTTACTTCGGTAACGCCTCCTTGTCGGTTCCAAAGTGCAACTAACGAGAAGTTCGCTAACGAAAGTGCAGGTCAAAGAATATTTTACCGGACAACTTGCACCTCGCAGTTTGATTCCCCTGCCTGTTCCATATCTGCGGTTCGGTAACAGAAAATTAACATTAATGTGACCAAAACGTTTGATTTTTCTGCAAAAAAGCAAAATGAGTCGAAGAGGAGAAACAACCGAGGAAACCTCCAGAGCTTCACTTTCCTCCCAGACTAACGCTGAAGACCAACCAAAGAGGATGAAAATCATTTACATCGTCTACCTCATCGCTGCTTTGGATATCACGTggatgtttttacagttttctgtAACTCCTGTAAGTATTTATGTTGCGTAAAAGCAGGAAGGCGAGATTTCCGTGCCTGCTGTGAATGTGAAAAAATTTCCGGAAGCgcgcattgtgggaaatgtattTAATCACTGTTGTTACTGTGAGGGCAGATGTAGAATTTATTGTGGGTGTTCAGAGTGATCATGTGTGTTATTTGACACGCAAAAATGCTACCATTACCTACATATATTTACAGCACTGCAGCACCCTCACATCCAAGATGCGGTGCATGAAGTTAGATCTGCATTACAAAATGCACTAAAATTTTAGCAGCAAAATGCAGTTAAATGTACTTTATCATAGGTAAAAGTGCTCCTTATTGCAGTCACATTAATGCATTTCATTGTTGAATATGTTATAATCAGTGTTTTAGGAAGTATGAAgatcctttacttcagtaaaagtactaatatgtataaacacacagagtaaagtCCTACATTGAAAAGCATAAGtgtcaggaaaatgtacttcaCACATTAAAAGTACTCATGCAGTAAAAAGTCCCCTGTGACagttgttttattatatattttatgattaGGTTTTGATTCCTCGTGCATTAATGTAAAGCAAATcataaaacaacacagcaaaatgctGTCTGTGCAACACGTCAACACTTTAGGTTTATCAACTCAAACTCAGAGTGGACTGGATTTTTAGTgtcattaacaaacaaaatgactaAGTAACTGTTTAGTTTAGTATTAGTTGCATAAGTAGCACAtagtatttaattaaatgtacttGGTTACTTTCCCCAACTTTTTAATAGCAAGTCATTTAAAAGAGGGATACAATGGGCTACAGTAGGCCAGACAGTTGTGTCTACTCATCTACATTGATCCATTGTATGGAAGTGtatggaaataataaaataaggtATTTTGAAAGTGACTGAAAATAATGTCCAAATACTGGTGAATGGGAATAGAGCTGAAAACAACAAGTtgattaatcaatatttttgataatcaatttacagtttcagtttttgtacTGTGTTAGATTCAAGACATTAGAAGACATCGCCTTGAGCTATGTGAAATGAGAAATACACAGTTAGCTCTTGCTGCTGCAGTGAACATAGAGCCTGATAGGTTGCTTAATATACTTTGAACAGCTTCTTTGGACTCTGACCTCAAAGTAAAACATGGAGTCACACATTATGGAAAATTCTTTTCTGCTGCCAAATGCCTCCACCACTGCCCCTGCCTTTCTTAAATAAGGCTAAAAGTCACATTCACCAAAGACAAACTAATAATGTCCTGTTTGTGTCATGGGGCAGCTACAGGTACGGATCTTCCATGAATGTAGCATAATATACACGATAGCCAGTAAAATCACCCAAATAAAGTCGCAGTTTGGATTTGTTAACAAATAGAGGTGGTTTTCTGAGTGTCACATGCATGGATTTCACTGTACAGATGTTAACATGAATGTGTGAATTTAagtgtgtaatttatttgtgtCTCTATAGTATTTGGCAAGGAAACTTGGCTTCAACACCCTGTGGTTTGGTTATTTGCAAACTATGGTAGGAGTAATCCAGCTGGTTGGGGGGCCAATGTTTGGAAGGTAAGTATAAGGCAATGTTGACAACACAAAAAAGTTTCTGTAAGAGCTACTTTTATCAACGTTTTTTACCTACTACTACATTTGAAGTAAGGTAACTTGTAATCACTGACCTATTACTGTACATTTAGAAATTAACTTTCCCTTCAGAATATTAGCGCCTTGCACTGCTTTTGTCTGGCAGAAAACTTTGGTTTCTGGGTTTTGTTTCGTCGGCAGGTTTGGAGATATCTTCGGAGCACGAGCAGCCTTGTCTCTGGCATGTTCTGCAACCgttgttttctttctgctgctggCCATAGCGGACCATCCtgccatgctgtttgtccacAAACTCCCCACAGTCTTCATGCATGTCCTCCCTGGTGAGCACCATTCATCTACAATCCTCCTCACTCAGTTTGATATCTTTAACTTAAAACCTAGATTATTATTTGGTATAGATCAATCATTCATTGGATTTTATTCAATCTTTTACCCTTTCTTCCTTTGCAGGCTTTGTGGCTAAACCATTcccaatttatttaattaaaatagtaTAATTTTTTACTcaaaatttcattttatatttttccctATCCGTGTGTCCCTActattaatatataaaatacagaagAATTTACTGTGATTAGTGGAATTGTGTGGAACCAAGAGGCCATGCTTGGAAATAAcggaaaataaacaaaaagtatatattttttggaATGTAATACTGTTCGTAGGAAAATATTTATTGGGATTTGTTATCAATAGGTAATCAGTCATAAGGAAACTGTACACAGAATTGTTTAATGCTGTTATATCCATAACTATGGTGACACTCTCCTCTGCTATTGAGAAATGTTCAATAGCTTTTTATCTTGATCACTTTAGAAAATTCGATACTCACATTTACATTACTTCAGTCAATGATATTTAAACTGCCTTTAAACTGATATTTAAACCTTGAAATATTTAAGATAGTTAAAAGTTTCAGCTTAGTTAAAACTATTCTCATTTatcctaatttttttttttttactatccTATAAAATAGTGTCTCGCTTTGAATCTTTCATCCCTCTCTTGCCTGCAGCATCTCAGATGGTCGTTGCAGACCTTTCAGAACCTGAAAAACGGGCAGATGCTTTATCCAAACTAGGCCTGTGTTTTGGCATCGGTATGATAGCTGGCTCCACGTTGGGCGGCCATCTTAACACACGTTATGGGTGGGtgtcactgtatgtgtgttgttgtgtgtttgttttgggtgTTGGAGACTGATCCGAGGTCAGAGTTTAGTCCTACAGATAATAGACTCATAAATGTAGACTTTTAAATGTTCACATGGTATTTATGCATGTGTAGAATTGTCACATttctatactatatatatatatagtacacCTAAAATGTCCAAAATATTCGTCCACCTGACACtgtttttactttgtatttccCAGGGAGACATTTACTGCTTGTTTTGGTGCTGTGGGGAGTGCCTTCAGTTTACTGTTGGTTTTAAAGTTCATCCCGAAAACTACCAAAGCTCAAGCTCCAACAACCAACACAGACAGTAAGATACACTTCTGTAATGTTCTCAGCTGTTTGGGAATCTgaatgaaatgctgaaatggTCAGGCTTTATGGCACACTGGCATTAGAAAGTGGCGCTGAGCCGGTGTTTTGAATCAGTGCGTTTCCCCTAAAAAGTCCAACTTAAATCACATTCAGTCAGCAGTGTcaatgttttttaacatttattttgtattattattaaaataaagaaatagagcTCTCCAGGAAAAGTCTTTTTCTAGGTAGTTCGCAGGTGTTAGGCAAAGCACCGGCAAGGGAACGAGTAAATTTGCtctctgtcttgcagccttttatttcacaaaggtCTCGCCAATGTCCGGGAGCCTCATGCTCAatcactctctcttcctcacttcctccGAAAATGTCTTCTTCAGTCGCTTCACAGCCTAAGCTAATGCGgtagtgccttaaacctgcattctttttaATGGCCAACAAGGgccgactccactggttgcaaaaagaaatccGATTGTATTGTAGTCAATGACAAATTTAACCTACTTCTCACCTAATttattaccccagtaaacactttcctaatgagtttatggtctcaatcgttAGTTTCAAGCGTTCTTCAACAAAGCATGACGTTCATTTAGAAAagtatggtcccatttagaggaaaatagaccaggaAGTGGGGTTTGCTTTAGGACGTTGCTACCATTCTGGTCACCTAAAAAGTCTTGGTTAGAAGAGACTTGAAGACTGTTAATTATTTcctgtaagtacattttgtctTAAGCCTGTTTTTTTCCAGCCGAAATTAGCATACTAATTAATATCACAGATAACATGAATTACAAAAGAACGTGATAGCCACCGGCCAAAATGAGaaaacagtagtccacaaaccaatgggttaCGTCATGGTAGCTACGTCTATTTCTGAAATACAGTCTATTCTTCTGcacaagaaagaacagaatGTCCGTCTCCGCTGCAGAACGCATGTATGCTTCATTGCATCACATACTGTTGGAATGTCATGTGATTCTTTTTCAACCCTATAGCAAGGTGACAAAAGAGACTGTTTAAAACTCTACATTTCAAATCATACTGAGACCCGGTGTTCAGAAAATGACATTTAATTCTGATGACAAGCTTTTGTGTAAAGCAAGCCCCATGTTAACTTATCATCATTATGTCTCGTCACCAATCCTTCCCGATGCTGAGCGGGAATATCTCTGCATGGAGAAAACCCCCAAGGCCCTCCAGAAGGAAAATGAGGCCTTCAAGAAGGAAAGTGAGATCCACAAGAAGAAAGGTGCGTTTTTGACGAGTGATGCTGAGCAGTTCAAAGCAGAGCGGCAAAGAGTCCCAAAGGTGATCAGAAACAGAGACCACCAGAGGAACCAACTGATGCACTGCAAAAATGAATTGTCGGTGTTGGGTAAGAAGATCGGGATCCAGGAAATGGACCTGAGGCGGGGGCACAAGCAGAATGAGGCCCTCAAAGAGGAACTGCAGTCAATGAGGAAGGAGCTGCAGTCAGTAAAGCAGGCTGCTGTCAAACAGAGGACCGAGCAGCAAGACCTGAAGGAACAACTGGACCAGGTGGTTAAAGAGAGGGACGGCCTGAATGACAAGTGGCAGCGCTGCAAAAATGAATGCTTAGAGTTGCAATTAAAGTTCAAAAGGTGTCGCGCTGTTGGGGATCTAGTAGggaaaaataaactacttaTCCAACAAAAACCTTCCACGCCACTCATCAGAAAGTCAAGCCAAGTGCTGCCTCTCCCGAGTACTGAGTCCTTACAGAATGAGCTGCTCACCCAGAACGAAGAGCTGAGGAAAACACAGAAGCTGTGCGAGGAGCTAAAGCAAAGTCTGACACAAATGGCAGTGTATGTCCAGCAGTGCAGGGTGACGGTCAGAGACCAGAAAAAAAGGCTCAAGGCAGTAACAGCAGAGAGGAACATGTACAAAAGTGAGATGGAAAAATTGGCGATGGAATTAACAGACATCAAAATGATGCACCGCAGTGAGAAACAGTGGAACAAGGCGACCAGGAGGACAAAAAAAGTCAAGCTGTCATCTGGAGACAAATCAAGCCAGTCTGACCTTTCACATCTGACAGGAAACAAATTAAAGTTGTCCCATCTCTCACCAATATCCAGTAAAGTCCAGGCGCAGTCCGAAATAAGGATTGTAGGGACAAAATTGCCTTTCTCCTGATAGAGCTGCGGCTGGTTCTTTGCTGTCCATTGAGACATTAATTAGACAAATAAACAGACTTTACTTAATACTGATCTAATTCTTGTGATTTTATCAGTGTGACAGGGTAGACATGACGTTTATGGtttaaatgacattttttaaaatccccTTAAAATTATGAACCTTTGTTTGTAagataatgtaatgtaataagtattttattaatagcctaaatgctttttaacattttactgctAATTAAAATGCTACTAACACACAGCAGTTCATTTCggttatgtgtttttttttattaaaactagTCTAATATTTGCTATAGATAGTTTTTTTGTTAAACTGATGTGTTACATTGGTTTTAAAGTAGTTTGATGGCTTGCACAAGGGGAATAGTTATGGTAAATCAAAAACTTCAATtgagttcagttttatttatatagcgccaaatcacaacaacagttatctcagagcgcttttcataaaagagccatggctcagggtgggcggccatctgcctcgaccggttggggagagagagagagagagagagagagagagagagagagagagagagagagagagagaNNNNNNNNNNNNNNNNNNNNNNNNNNNNNagagagagatggaaggagagagaggggagggaggcagcctacacaatatacacacagaggtacagacagtaaaggtgatgttgctatagactaaatgaaaaatggtacagatatttataatagtgttaatgataataatcgtaatgttaatgattataataacaataataacaataggactagtaacaatagttgttgtagcagagggtgtcgaacaggaacacgggggcagcaggtgacccgcaaccacagatccagactccacagctccagagccagaaacacctgcaggaagtgataggaggagagaggagagggacgagaaagcacaagactaccggaaaggggagaagttgtgttagtaacatgcaataatgggatgaggttgcatacagagggagagaaagtagaggagagaggagctcagtgcatcatgggaaatcccccggcagtgtaggcctatagcagcataactaagggatggttcaggactcacctgagccagccctaactataagctttatcaaagaggaaagtcttaagcctactcttaaatgtggagattaGATTTTTACTTGTGCCTGTGCCTCTACCTTTTTACAATTCACAAATTTCTCTTGCTGTGGTTGTTTGATTGGGCCTGTTAGAGACATTACTAATAATCTGGCAGGTATTGTCCGTGCAATTGTAcatctgttttattctttctctTTGAATTTGCTCCAGATGCGAACAGAAGCAGGTCAATATTCAACGTGGGAGAAATCACAAGACTGATGAAGTTTCAGGGTGTGGCACCGACTTTTCTTGTGAAGATAGTTGCGGGTTTGCCATCAGGTAAGAGTTCATGTCAGAAGATGTTAAAGAATTTACTACTACAGTTGTGCTTGTCATCccatttttttcacataaatcaACAAACTGTGTTGACATCTATTTTTACTGTGCAGCAGTAAATGGCGCTGCGTGAACTATGTTTATATTGTAttctgtacatactgtatttatatcCCCATAATTTCTCTATTGCACAATATAGGTAATCTGCAATCAGTGCTGCGGTTTATAAAAGCTTGGTATGTAATGTGTGTGGTGATTTACTggaatgaaaatatatattccactgcacaatttaatatttaagaCCTGTGTATGGTTGTTGAAGGTCACTTGTATAGATCTGGGTTCAATGGAGTTACATTTAAAGGTGGAGTaagcgattctaatccaatacacacTCCTGACGGTCAGCTAGCtagtctgttctgtgtgtgggCTAAAAAAGATCTGGAGTTTGTACatgggaaacaaaaaaaatggccCGCACCCTGCAACACAACATTATTCTAGGTGTCTGTGAAAGGTTCTCAGTCattcaggtcatagttatccaaaggtCAAGTGCAAATAAAGGGCAACTGGATTTGGACTTGAAGATACTAGatgacgtttcgtccctcatccgagagacttcttcagttctgactgactggtagggagcactaatgaaccagcggtGTCGATGATCCTGGCAAAACGATCCCACAGAAGTTAAATTGCTGAGTTTCCCTACttgtcagtcagaactgaagaagtctcttggtgttggatttctccaggaTGGCTTACTCCTCCCTTAAACAACTGTGGACATTTTACGTGAGCAcaaaaactctgtaaatcaGACAGAAGATTTGCTCTTCTCTTTCCAAAGGCATATTTCAAGTTATGTTCTCCATCATTGCATTGGACTTCTTCAAGCTGGAACCTGAGCAAAATGGCTATCTGATGGCTTATTTTGGCATTGTCCAAATGGTAAGTGTTACACAGATTGAAATACAAGACGAGTTGACTGTGATTTTAGTGCTTCATGTCAGATTGTGAGAGAGGGGTCATTAAAACCCAGATGTGTGTTCAGGTTATTCAAGGAGGAGTGATCGGTCGGCTTACAGCGACATACTCTGAGAACTCGCTGCTGCTTCTGTCCATCGGAGTTTCTTCTTTGGTGGGACTGGCTCAGGTACATATTTACATAAGTTCTGTACTGGATAATTTTTCAGGATCGCTAAAAAACTGCTTTTTTTCTGCCTGATGAAagactttcttttttctctctgtccgtTGGTATTTGTTTCTATTCCTAATCCCTTTATTTCtagataagcggatgaagatggatggatggatggatggattggtGGATCATTCATTTTTCAATTCTCATtctcaaatcaaataaaattttCTTGCATATCTCCTTTTCATagcaatataaatattttttaaaaatcttttcacATCTACAAGAATTCTTTCTTTAGGCTaaagtaataaaagtaaattacCAAACAAATACAATTACCGTAATTaccacaaaatgaaaataatccttagATACGTTTATTTggatatttctttctttctgcaggCTTACATGCAGAATGTGTTCCAGTTCTGCCTCATCGTGCTGCCGATGATGTTTTCTCTcagtgtgtttaatgtcatCACAGACAGCATGCTCACCAAAAGCGTACCGTCCTCTGACACAGGTGAAGTCATCCTGCTTTTTTGCTTGTACAGCACACATTCAGAAAGTCAGCAATTTTACAAAGCTACATTTAGATCGCTTGATGTGTTCGACGAATGCCTCTGATTGCAGCTACTCTAAACGAAAGGAGGCAAAAAGTATAACCTTACAAAACCAAATACCTTATGTCAGATAATGAGAAATAACTAAGGCCAAATAAATATTAtgattaatataatattataataaaaattcaAGGTATTTGAATCCAGTTGTTTATTGAACCCACTTTTCTCTTGTACACAGGCACAATGATGGGACTGTGTTCATCTGTCCAATCTCTGCTTCGCACAGTCGGACCGACTGCTGGCGGCTTCCTGTATATGAACTACGGCATTTCCTCTATAGGTTTAATCcagtttgttgtaaatattGCTGTGTTCGTGCACCTGCTGCAGCGTCGCCTTAAAAAGACAGCTGAGCAAAAGCAATGAAAATGTTAGCCTTGGAAAAGTTTCTCTTCATCTCCTGTTTTTTGAAAAACTAATAGAGGGGATGTAAATCAGTGTTTGTCATTTctacacattttttaaagaactTTGCTGCAGCAGTTTACATGATGAGATAAGGTCAAGTCTATCAGTTCATCTgtaatggtggtggtggtggtggtatgGACAtaaccactagatggcagcgtATGCTTCTTTACCTGATGATAATATTTTCCAGGGTTCCTCCCTTCATATTCACATTAggttacattttaaaatcagtttgatGAGATTTTATTACACCAATAAATCGTTAAAAAAGATTCAATATTGGACCAATCAACATCACTCATAACTGAACAGAACAAATtatataagaaaaaaatgtaagtaCTTGTgaagatttattttcttatttgtcattgtttttcattaaatgttttcaatttttgttttttgtacattcATTAATTTAACACAGCAGTAGTTCCCTTTGCCTTAAAAAGCTGCTGCTTAGATGAGAGAGAAGAGAATAAATCTGTGGCAGAAACACATAATATATCTGTAATTAAAATagtcatacagtatataaatataataaatattcagcCACTTCAGTATAATGATGACAGTGCAATCCTTTAAAAAGCCAATTGGTTGTGCAACTTTATTCCTCTAATAAAACTGGAGTTGCACTGCAGTTATGCAGCTATGGAGTGATGTTTATCATGCTTTTGCTCCTTTTAAACAGCAGTTCGGTTTTAATGAGAGTTGCAGAGATTGTTTTCCCTTAAATGAGATGGGACGTAGTGAATAAAAAAGACTGTAACGAAGCTGTATTTCTGCATATAACGTCCTGCAGATAGAAAACACACTCTGCTTTTCTGATACTCAGATACTTGTTCCATCTGTTGCTACtgtatacttctactccactacatttaaaatgttagctACCAGCCAACTTTCagattaaaattttacattaaaaacataagAACATAACGttataagcttataaaatactgtacatttttaaaccaGGGGTGCCCAACCTTTTGTACTTGTAGTTTCTTGTCACCCTTCAGAGCTGTTCGCAGTTCCACCAAGGAGacatttcccctctaaacttctcacatggtttcatttataTAATTGATTGTGGCCCAAAAAAGCTAAAATAAGAGATAATACCCAAAATGTATATAATTGTGTGTGTCAGAactttgtttttccttcttccCTCTCTCATTAATCATCTCATGTCCCCTCAGATTGATCTTGTGATCCTTTGGAGGGGCCAAGCCCTAGATTGAGAACCACTCAACTAAATTACAGAACTGTatctaaaatatataaacaaactcAGTTTGTAAATGCTACAATAGCATTGATGCAAAACAATCTAGTAATGTAATATATAGTAATGTATCTATTTTTCTATCGAACAAGTATGTTTACTTAATTAGAATTTTAAATGCgggacttttacttgtattgGGGTATTTTTAGATTGTTGTattgatacttttacttaaataacggacatgaatacttcttccaccactggtcaGCGCACACATTAACAAATATGCAATCACTATAGTATAGAAATACTAATGACGTGCTGTGTGGAGGTTAAACAAATCCTTTAGTGGTAATCACAGTCTCGGTTCTTCTCTGCcatatttatttactgttttctgCTACTTCAGTTGCCAAGCTGCAGCATGTTGAAATGATGTCACCAAATCTGCAGCAGGTGTTTACATTGTTTCTACAAAATACAATGCTTTTGAAATATGACGTCCAGAAATCCCGGATGAATATGATCTTATTTTAACAGTAGGGGGTCGGTGGAGTTATTACGGAGCAGGCTACACCTTCAACAGATGTCCCTGGTGTGATTTCTTTGGCAGATTGTTGGGCCAAATATCGGATGAAAGCAGCCACAAAAacagaggagacgagagagatagatagatagatagatagataacaTTATTGTCccaaaaaaaaggca is a window from the Micropterus dolomieu isolate WLL.071019.BEF.003 ecotype Adirondacks linkage group LG20, ASM2129224v1, whole genome shotgun sequence genome containing:
- the slc22a18 gene encoding solute carrier family 22 member 18 isoform X2 — protein: MSRRGETTEETSRASLSSQTNAEDQPKRMKIIYIVYLIAALDITWMFLQFSVTPYLARKLGFNTLWFGYLQTMVGVIQLVGGPMFGRFGDIFGARAALSLACSATVVFFLLLAIADHPAMLFVHKLPTVFMHVLPDANRSRSIFNVGEITRLMKFQGVAPTFLVKIVAGLPSGIFQVMFSIIALDFFKLEPEQNGYLMAYFGIVQMVIQGGVIGRLTATYSENSLLLLSIGVSSLVGLAQAYMQNVFQFCLIVLPMMFSLSVFNVITDSMLTKSVPSSDTGTMMGLCSSVQSLLRTVGPTAGGFLYMNYGISSIGLIQFVVNIAVFVHLLQRRLKKTAEQKQ
- the slc22a18 gene encoding solute carrier family 22 member 18 isoform X1 — its product is MSRRGETTEETSRASLSSQTNAEDQPKRMKIIYIVYLIAALDITWMFLQFSVTPYLARKLGFNTLWFGYLQTMVGVIQLVGGPMFGRFGDIFGARAALSLACSATVVFFLLLAIADHPAMLFVHKLPTVFMHVLPASQMVVADLSEPEKRADALSKLGLCFGIGMIAGSTLGGHLNTRYGETFTACFGAVGSAFSLLLVLKFIPKTTKAQAPTTNTDNANRSRSIFNVGEITRLMKFQGVAPTFLVKIVAGLPSGIFQVMFSIIALDFFKLEPEQNGYLMAYFGIVQMVIQGGVIGRLTATYSENSLLLLSIGVSSLVGLAQAYMQNVFQFCLIVLPMMFSLSVFNVITDSMLTKSVPSSDTGTMMGLCSSVQSLLRTVGPTAGGFLYMNYGISSIGLIQFVVNIAVFVHLLQRRLKKTAEQKQ